One Oceaniferula marina genomic region harbors:
- a CDS encoding Txe/YoeB family addiction module toxin: MNIQFSDRAWEDYTHWQQHDRKLVKKINALLTDIGRDNPYEGIGKPEPLKHAFSGFWSRRITDEHRLVYRVCDDIIQVAQARYHY, encoded by the coding sequence ATGAACATTCAATTCTCTGATCGTGCATGGGAGGATTATACCCATTGGCAGCAGCACGACCGTAAATTAGTTAAAAAAATTAACGCTCTATTGACGGATATTGGCCGAGACAACCCATATGAGGGCATCGGTAAGCCTGAGCCTTTAAAGCATGCTTTTTCTGGGTTCTGGTCTAGGCGTATTACTGATGAGCACAGATTAGTGTATAGAGTGTGTGATGATATTATTCAGGTGGCTCAGGCGAGGTATCATTACTAA
- a CDS encoding type II toxin-antitoxin system prevent-host-death family antitoxin has product MTAITYTAARENLASTMSQVCEDHDPVIITRKRDQAVVMVSLEDYESLQETAYLLRSPKNATRLSEGIAQLEKGQGVVKSLDELL; this is encoded by the coding sequence ATGACAGCTATAACTTATACAGCCGCAAGAGAAAACCTTGCTTCGACGATGAGTCAGGTTTGCGAAGATCACGACCCTGTGATTATTACACGTAAGCGAGATCAAGCCGTAGTAATGGTTTCTTTGGAAGACTACGAGTCTTTGCAGGAGACAGCTTACCTTTTACGTTCCCCCAAGAATGCTACGAGGCTCTCAGAGGGGATAGCCCAGCTTGAGAAAGGTCAAGGTGTTGTGAAGAGTTTGGATGAACTACTATGA